In a single window of the Deltaproteobacteria bacterium genome:
- a CDS encoding phosphatase PAP2 family protein, which produces MLRAPGPAPLSPTDWLELAFLIWAGSVAVVVRPEVMWNIGAAAVVVVVFARLAPGHPWAARIHDLSPIVAIILFFELCGPLVDSSAPSLIDGSLRATDVRYFSVVGEAWRDALHRPAWLTDLASVSYVSFYFIPTAIALTLHAQGRAHEFRRFAFTLTATFFASYVLYFVTPALGPRLPPAVEDHVLGGGVVSAWVRHFVHALEGAPLDAFPSGHTAGSLVFAVLGSRAFPRWAPALVASAALIIFSTVYLSYHYVTDVAGGAALAAAMLGLQPWLDALADPTAEQR; this is translated from the coding sequence ATGCTCCGAGCACCAGGCCCGGCTCCGCTCTCGCCGACGGATTGGCTCGAGCTCGCGTTTCTCATCTGGGCGGGCAGCGTGGCCGTCGTGGTCAGGCCCGAGGTGATGTGGAACATCGGTGCGGCGGCGGTGGTGGTGGTCGTGTTCGCCCGGCTGGCGCCCGGACATCCCTGGGCAGCCCGGATCCACGACCTCTCACCCATCGTGGCCATCATTCTCTTCTTCGAGCTCTGCGGTCCGCTCGTGGATTCGTCGGCGCCTTCGCTGATTGACGGGAGCCTTCGCGCCACCGACGTTCGCTACTTCAGCGTGGTCGGAGAGGCGTGGCGAGACGCGCTCCACCGCCCGGCGTGGCTCACGGATCTGGCCTCGGTGAGCTACGTGAGCTTCTACTTCATCCCCACGGCCATCGCCCTGACGCTCCACGCGCAGGGGCGGGCGCACGAGTTCCGACGCTTTGCGTTCACGCTCACCGCCACGTTCTTCGCCTCGTACGTCCTCTACTTCGTGACGCCCGCGCTCGGGCCGCGGCTGCCTCCGGCCGTCGAGGATCACGTGCTCGGCGGAGGTGTGGTGAGCGCGTGGGTGCGCCACTTCGTGCACGCCTTGGAAGGGGCACCGCTCGACGCCTTCCCCAGCGGCCACACCGCGGGCTCGCTGGTGTTCGCGGTCCTGGGCTCGCGAGCGTTCCCGCGCTGGGCGCCGGCGCTGGTCGCGTCGGCGGCGCTGATCATCTTCTCGACGGTGTACCTCTCGTACCACTACGTCACCGACGTGGCGGGAGGTGCGGCGCTCGCTGCGGCGATGCTCGGACTGCAGCCGTGGCTCGACGCGCTCGCCGATCCAACCGCCGAACAGCGCTGA
- the fabF gene encoding beta-ketoacyl-ACP synthase II: MTSRRVVVTGLGLVTPLATGVEASWEALVRGTSGIGRITRFEDGGLQTRIAGQVNDFEPGAWMDRKDARRIDLFAQYAVAAAEMALRASGLPIGLDKPSGYEPTRVGVLIGSGVGGLASAEEGHEKALASNFGRLSPMFILKILANTASGLVSMRTGAAGPNWSPVAACSTGAHAIGEALWSVRTGRTDAMIVGSSEAAITKLGVGGFEAMRALSQRNDDPQRASRPFDRGRDGFVIGEGAGVLILEEESLARRRGAPILAEVAGYGANSDAHHLTQPTENGERAAACMRLALQDAGLAPDAINYVNAHGTSTPLNDTHETKALKLAFGEHAQDLAVSSTKSMTGHLLGAAGSVEAAFCVLSLQHGVIPPTINYDDPDPACDLDYVPNRARERQLNAVMNTSFGFGGTNAVLVFTRAENQPQESEQLQSGLAESNVAVT; the protein is encoded by the coding sequence ATGACTTCTCGACGCGTGGTGGTGACCGGCCTCGGGCTCGTGACGCCCTTGGCAACCGGGGTGGAAGCGAGCTGGGAGGCGCTCGTCCGCGGCACGTCGGGCATCGGCCGAATCACCCGCTTCGAGGACGGCGGGCTCCAGACGCGCATCGCCGGCCAGGTGAACGACTTCGAGCCCGGAGCCTGGATGGACCGCAAAGACGCGCGCCGGATCGACCTCTTTGCCCAATACGCCGTGGCCGCCGCAGAGATGGCGCTGCGCGCGAGCGGCCTGCCCATCGGGCTCGACAAGCCAAGCGGCTACGAGCCGACGCGCGTGGGCGTGCTGATTGGCTCGGGAGTTGGCGGGCTGGCGTCGGCCGAAGAGGGCCACGAGAAGGCGCTCGCGTCCAACTTCGGGCGGCTCTCGCCGATGTTCATCCTCAAGATCCTGGCGAACACCGCTTCGGGCCTGGTGAGCATGCGCACCGGGGCCGCTGGTCCGAACTGGTCACCGGTGGCCGCGTGCTCCACGGGCGCGCACGCGATTGGCGAGGCGCTCTGGTCGGTGCGCACCGGTCGAACCGACGCGATGATCGTGGGCTCGTCGGAGGCGGCGATCACCAAGCTCGGCGTCGGCGGCTTCGAGGCCATGCGCGCGCTCTCGCAGCGCAACGACGATCCCCAGCGCGCGAGTCGCCCGTTCGATCGCGGCCGCGATGGCTTCGTCATCGGCGAAGGCGCTGGCGTGTTGATCCTCGAGGAGGAGAGCCTGGCCCGACGTCGCGGCGCGCCGATCCTGGCGGAGGTCGCGGGCTACGGCGCCAATTCCGATGCGCACCACCTCACGCAGCCTACCGAGAACGGCGAGCGCGCGGCAGCGTGCATGCGACTCGCGCTTCAAGATGCCGGGCTCGCGCCCGACGCCATCAACTACGTCAACGCGCACGGGACCTCGACGCCGCTCAACGACACCCATGAGACCAAGGCGCTGAAGCTCGCGTTCGGGGAGCACGCGCAAGATCTCGCGGTGAGCTCGACGAAATCGATGACGGGCCACCTGCTCGGCGCAGCGGGGAGTGTCGAGGCGGCGTTCTGCGTGCTGTCACTGCAACACGGGGTGATTCCGCCGACCATCAACTACGACGACCCGGACCCGGCATGTGACCTCGACTACGTGCCGAACCGCGCGCGCGAGCGGCAGTTGAACGCGGTGATGAACACGTCGTTCGGGTTCGGCGGGACGAACGCAGTGCTCGTGTTCACCCGCGCTGAGAATCAGCCGCAGGAGTCCGAGCAACTGCAGTCGGGGTTGGCCGAGTCGAACGTCGCGGTGACCTGA